CAGGGGCGTCCGGGTCAGGCGTGAAGGTCTTGTCTTCTTCCCAGTGTTTGCACCACCGGGCTTCCACGTCATGGGGCTCATAGCCCTTGGGGAGGGTATCCGCCATCTTGCATTCTCCGTAAAAGGCGGCAATAGTGCAGCACTATGCATGCTGCTCAGCCAATCTGTATTTTATGGGATTCGTCCCACATCTGGGGCCTCATGGCCTGGCGCGCTGTTCGCGCGATGGGACTGCCCTGCCGCCTGGTTAAGGGACAAGAAATAGCGCAAGGCGTTCTTTTAGGCAAGCCGCCCCGTTCTCAGGCCTCTGGCCAGAGCCAACGGGTTGCGCCCGCAGACAAAAATTCGGGTGGCCGCGCCGCCCTGCTGCTGGTTCCCGGCGGCAATGCGCGCCTCAAGGCTGCCGGATTGGGCGACGCGGGAAGGGATGCCGTACGTCAGTGGATGGAAGCTGGCGGCAATTATCTGGGATTTTGCGGCGGGGCCGGGTTGGCCCTGAGCCATGCCGCACCCCAGGAAGGCCTTGGCATCTGCCCCTGGTCACGGGCGGCCTACCCTGAAAGACTGCACCACCTCATTTCGGGCCATACGCGGGTGCGCCTGCTCAAGGGCGACGAGTTTTCCTTTTGCCCGCAGGAGCGCGCAGAAAGCAGCACAACAACAAACGCCCCGGCAGCAGACAGCGCCTCCAGCCCATGCGGCTGTAGCGCCCGTGCGGCGGCCTCGTCACCGGGCGGAGCATCAGCCGCCGAGGCTGCTCCCGCGTTTGTCCCGGCCTCTGAAACAACCCCGCGCGCGGCCCTTGCATCAACTTCAGCCCCTGCATCTGGCACGAAGTCTGCGCCAGCGCTTGAAAAATCCAGCGCATGCCCGAGCCAACGCCAGAACCAGCCGTCAATGGACCCCCCCCATGCCCCCAGTCTGCCCGTGTGGTGGCCGGGGCGCTTCGCCGCCGAAGAGAACCCGCAGGTGCGCGTTCTGGCGGCCTACGATGCGCCCGATGCCGATTTCTGGCTGGCCGACCTGCCCTTGCAGAGCATACCGCCGCACATATTTGAACAGTGGCAGAGCTTGTACGGCGTCAATCTTTCGGCAGATTTTCTTAAAGGCCAGCCCCTTGTGGTCAGCGGTGAATACGGCCAGGGACGCTATGTGCTGAGTTATTCCCATCTTGAAACGCCGCACAGCCCCGACGCCAACTTGTGGCTGGCCCAACTGCTGCAACAGCTCACAGGGCTGGAGCCATCCCGCGCCGACGTGCCGCTGTGGCAATTGCGCCACCCCTGCCATGCCTGGCCGGAAGGCAGCCGCAGCGCCGCCCTGCTGGACGCTTTGCGCCACATGCGCGGCCTGCTGGATCTGGCCGTTGAGCACCACCTCTTTTTTGGCCGCACCCACTGGCTGTGGGGCTGGCGCACGGGCCTGCCGGGGGCTGCCTGCAACAATCTGCACGCTGCCCTGTGTACGGCTGCCAGCCTTGCGCCCTCGCCTGCGGCACTGGCCTACTGGCAAGAAGTGGAGCCGCATTTCAGCAAGCTGGCCGACCTCTTCGCCGCCGGGGCCGAAGGGTATTTTCTGGCTTGCCGTCTAGCCGAGACCCTGCATCCCACATTGCCGGACGCCGTGGACAGGCACGGCCTGGACCATCAGAGGCAGGCGCTTTTCGGCCATCCAATGAGCGGCGGCGGCCTGATGGAAGAGTTGCTGGATATTACGGAAGAGCTGATTTTTCTGTCGCAGGATGCAACCCCCTGCGACCTCCAGTGAGGGATTGAGCCAAACGTGCGCGCACTCCCTTTCTGAAACGATTCAGGCAAAGAACAGCCCGGTTCGACCGAAAGTGTGTAAAAGCTCTTATGCCAGCACGCCCTGAAAGCAGATACCGCGCGCATTTCAGCAGCGCCTGCAATCAGGCCCGTTCAGCCCGCTGGTGTTGCTGGCGATACACCGTATGTAAGGTTCTTGTAGTACAAGACAGGTCTGTAATCAGCCCACGAACATAAACCACGGCATGACTATGTTTGCATTTGACTTGGGCCGCATCGGCTATCTTGACGCCTTTGCCCTGCAAGAGCAGGTGCAGGCGTGGGTACAGGCGGGCGGGGACGACGTCCTGCTTGTGCTGGAGCACCCGCCCACCGTGAGCGTGGGCAAAAACTCCGGCGCGGAAAATGTGCCGCCCCACCTTGAAGCCCTGTGCAAGGGCCATGTGGATGTGGTGCACAGCACCAGAGGCGGCAACGTGACCTGCCATTTTCCCGGCCAGCTGGTGGCCTACCCCATTATCAACCTGAAAAAACGTTCTGGCGGCATTCGCGCGTATGTGCACGACCTTGAAGAGGCTGCCATACACATGCTGGCATCTTTTCAGGTAGACGCCGCACGGCGCGAGGGCTTTCCCGGCGTGTGGACAGAAGGCAGAAAAATCGCCTCGCTGGGCATTGCCGTAAAAAGATACATCACCATGCACGGTCTGGCCCTCAACGTGGCCGAAGATCTTTCTCTTTTTAATTTTGTCACGCCCTGCGGGCTGGACGGCGTTTCAGCCACGTCCATCGCCAGAGAATCCGCACAGGCCGCGCCCCAAATGGATGCGGTCAAGCTGGCGTTCATCAAAGAATTTTACGCCGTTTTTCAGCCCGCTGCCCACGGGGAGCCGCCCGTCATGCAGCCAGGGCACAGGCTTATGACATTGCTTCACAGCGCATAAAGGACGGAAAAAGTGAACTGCAAAACCTCCGCCACCGCCCCTTGCGGCGCTGGCACGCAAAAGCCTCTGCGCATGCCCCCCTGGCTGCGCCGCCCCCTTGCCTCGGACAAGCGTTTTTTCACCACCACAGGTCTGGTGGATGATCTTGGCCTTTTCACCGTGTGCAAGGCGGCCAACTGCCCCAACAGGCAAGAATGCTATTCTTCGGGCACAGCCACATTTTTGATTCTGGGCGAAACCTGCACGCGCAACTGCCGCTTCTGCAACATCCACCCCGGCCAGACCGCCGCGCCCAGCCCTGACGAACCGGAGCGCGTGGCTAAGGCGGCTCTTGCCCTGGGGCTCAAGCACATTGTCATAACGTCCGTCACGCGGGATGATCTGGAAGACGGCGGCGCGGAGCACTTTGCCCTCACCATTGCAGCCGTCAGAAGCGCGTTGCCCAAAAGCAGCATCGAGGTGCTCATTCCCGATTTTCAGGGCAATGAAGCTGCCCTGCGCACAGTCATGACCGCCGCGCCCGACATTATCAATCACAACGTGGAAACCCATCCGGCCCTGTACAGCAGCGTGCGGCCTCAAGCCCGCTACGAGCAGAGCCTTGAACTGCTGCGCCGCGTGCATGCGGCAGGTCGTGTGGCAAAAAGCGGCCTTATGGTGGGATTGGGCGAAACGGACGATCAGGTGCGGCAGGTGGTGGACGACCTGCACGCGGCGGGCTGTTCCATCATCACCATCGGCCAGTATCTGCCGCCGAGCAAGGAACACCACCCGCTTGACCGCTATGTGACGCCGGAACAGTTTGAAGCCTATGCCGCTTACGGAAAATCCCTCGGCGTAAAGCATGTCTTTTCCGGCCCGCTGGTGCGCAGCAGTTATCAGGCAGGGAGTTTCATTTAATATTTTGTGGGAGGTAGAGTGTTTTGTGGGGGAGGGACCCTTTTGTAAAAGGATCCCTCCCCCACGCCCCCACCCCCTAAAACTTTTATTTTTTGTATAGCACGAAGCTTTCTGATTCGAAGCGGCCAGAGGCGGGGTTTAAGAGACGGCGATCTTCAGGCATCACGCGATCTCAAAAGTATCATGCTCTCGCGCTGCGGGGCAGGCATCTGCTGCCGCGAACATGCCACAGGCGGCATCCGCGCCACGGTGCTGTCGTCTGTGTAGGAATTGACATTTTGCGCCAAGGGAATAAGCTTACTTAACGGGGATGGAGTTCCCCTTGAACCGCATTTGCTGATAACTCCTATCACTGCTTCGGCGTTGGTAGGTATTTTTTTAGGTAACCACGCCCAAGGGTGTAGTTACCTTTTTTCATTGGAGCATCCCATGTTGCAAACTACCATGCCTGACTGGAGCACGCCTGTAACAACAGGAGCATATTTCCAACACACTGTAATACTAAATCCATCGTCAGTGCGGTGCGCCACGGGTACACATCAGGCGCAACCAGTTTGTATGCGCGGCAATGCGAACAGGAGCATTTTCATATGCTGAAATCAGTAATTGCCATAAGTGTGGGAGCATCCGCTGGCTCGGTTCTGCGCTGGGGGCTGGGGCTTATGCTCAATGCCTTGTTTCCGCCCATCCCTATGGGAACGCTTGTGGCCAACCTTATCGGGGGATACTGCATCGGCCTGGCCATCAGTTTTTTCGATTTTTTTCCTGCCTTGCCCCCAGAGTGGCGGTTACTGTGCATTACCGGATTTTTGGGCGGGCTGACGACGTTTTCCACATTTTCCGCAGAGGTGACCGTTCTGTTGCAGCAACAGCGTCTTGTTATGGCAGTGGGCGCAATTGCGCTGCACGTCTTCGGCTCCCTGTTGATGACGCTTTTGGGAATCGCCACATTCGCCCTGTTCAAAAACCTGCATGCTTAGGAGGTCGCCCATGCACGGCTATCAACTGACGTTCTTCACGCAGCAGACTCGCCTTCACGGTTCCCTCACCATTGCGGAATGGCTGACTGCTGAAGCCAAAAAACTTGGCATCAGCGGCGTAACGGTGACTGCGGCACAAAGCGGTTATGGCCGCGACGGCAAGCTGCATTCCGCTCATTTTTTCGATCTTGCCGAGCAGCCTGTGGAAATTACGATGGCTGTGGACACGGAAAAATCAGACCAGCTGTTTGCCAAAGTAGCCGCAGAAGGCCTTAAAATTTTTTATGTGAAAACACCCATTGAATTCGGCATCACCGGTGAAGAATAGCGCCGTTTGACCTGAGGAAAGTGCAACATGATAAACGGCATCTTCAATCTGCCGCGCAACATCTGGCTCATCGGCCTGATAAGTCTTTGCAATGACAGCGCGAGCGAGATGTTATACCCGGTCATTCCGCTATACCTGTCTTCTGTGCTGATGGCCGGGCCTCGCGCGCTTGGCGTCATTGAAGGAATAGCGGAGGCCACGGCAAGCCTGCTGAAACTGTTCTCTGGTGTCATCATGGACCGCACCCGTTCAGCGAAGCCGTGGATAATCCTGGGCTACAGCCTTGCGGGTTTTGGCCGACCCCTCATCGCCTTTGCCGGAAGCTGGGGCTGGCTTTTGCTCATCCGCTTTGCCGACAGGGTGGGTAAAGGACTGAGGACTTCTCCACGGGATGCGCTTTTAGCCTCCTGTGCGGCCCCCGGTCAGCGTGGGCTGGCCTTTGGCCTGCACAGGGCTATGGATAACGCAGGAGCCGTTATCGGTCCGTTGCTGGCCTTCGCGCTGCTGTCGTGGAAAGTTCCGCTTGAGCATATTTTCTTGCTGGCCGTTGTTCCCGCGCTCATTTGTCTTTTTCTTTCGCTGAAAATTCAGGAAGCCGCCCCGGCAAGGCCCGTGGCAAAACACGTTACTTTTGACTGGCGCTTGGGCGACATGCCGCCAGTATTCAAGAAATACCTGGTGGTTGTGGCTATTTTTACACTGGGCAATTCTTCAAACATGTTTCTGCTGCTTCGCGCCAGGGAAGTTGGCATGCCGTCAGAGTATGTGCCGCTGCTGTGGGCGGCGGTATCTGCGGTTGCCATGATTTTTTCCGTCCCGCTGGCGGCGTTGTCGGACAAGATCGGGCGCATCACGGTCCTGCTTTGCGGCTACACGGCCTACGGCATATTTTATTTTGGCGTCAGCGCCATAGACAACAGCACCAACATGCTTTTTCTTCTGTTCGGCTTTTACGGCCTGTTTATGGGGGCCACCGAAGGCGTTGAAAAAGCCCTGGTGGTTGATCTGGTGGCAGAAGACCGCCGGGGAACAGCCTTCGGCTGGTTCAATCTGACCGCGGGCCTGTTTCTTCTGCCCGCCTCCATAGTATTCGGCTTTTTATATCAGGGCATATCGCCAGCATGCGCATTTGTGTTTTCAGGCAGTTGCGCCATTGCGGCGGCCTTGTTGCTTGCATTTTTTGTGGGGAACAGGCGTGCGTCATGTACCTGCCCGCCACGATAATCCCCGGATAGCAGATACGGCGATAACGTCAGACGCCCGCCACGGATACAAGGCCGTGGCGGGCGTCTGTAATGGGCGGTTTTTCCGGGCATCCGTGACGGCATGACCGCCGCCGTGTTCCCTTCGTCAGGTGCAAAAAAATGTCCGGCAAGCCGGACATTTTTCCCGCAGACGCCTGCGTATATTTTTATGCGTCCTGCCCGCGCGAGGCGGTCAGGCATTCAAATCTCTCAGGTCTTAAAGCATACCCAGCGCGTGGAACAGCCACACAAAACCCGTCAGGGTCAAAATGCTTGCGCCATTGGTCACCACGGCTGTAAGCGCGGCCTCTTCAGGCACGGCGCTGTAAACCTGGGCAATAACACTGACCAGCAGGGCCGTTGCCGTTGCGCTGATAAGCACCGGAATAACCAGCCACAAACCCGTGATTCCCATAGCGTACATGATGCCCCAGCACAGCAGGGGATGCAGCACCAGCTTGCACAGGACGAACCATGCCTGACGAAGCACTACGCCGCCCTGCGCCCGGCGGGTAGCCACGGCAAGCTTTTGCCGCAAGTCCAGACCAAGGGCCAGCAGCATGCAGGGAGCCGCCGTGTAGCCCACAAGACTTATGGCGCGGTCCAACGGTTCCCACAGGCCGATCCGCGATACGGAAAGCACCACGCCCACCAGCGTGGAAAGCAGCAGAGGATTGCCCAGAATGAAAATACGCACCAGGCTGCCCGCAAACGTCAGTACACTGCCGCCCTTCCAGGCCAGAGAGCCAGCCAGAATGTCAAGCCGGCCCTGCGCCAGAATAATGACGACATTGGGTGTAAGAATGGCAAGTCCGGCCACAAGCATAGCTTCGCTGTTGCCGGGCCAGAGGTTGGATACAATGGGCAGGCCCACAAAAGCCGCGTTACAGGCCGAACAGGAAAAGCCGCTGATGACAGCGGGGCCGATTCCCCGGCGGCAGAACAGCTTGTCCCCCATATAGCCGAGCACATACATGACCAGCTGGGAGCCAATAAGGGCCAGCCAGAAGCCGCCTCTGCCCAGATCTTCGGGGCTCGCCCCGGCCAGCAGGTGCAGGATGAGCAGCGGCAGAGCCACCTTGAGCACATACACGCCAATCACGGGCCCGGTATTTTCGGGCAGCACGTCGCGCGCCCGGAGCAAAACGCCAAAGCCAATGATACAGAATACGGGAATCACTGCAAAAAGGGCATGAAACATATCAACTCTCGACCATTGCGAAAAGGTAAGATTTTTGGGGCAGGTTCACCTTGAAGCTGCTCTGGTTCTGCACACGCAGCCACCGCCACGCAGATGCAGGTTGAAACATTTTGTGTCGCCAAACGACGGGTGAGGTCTTACACCTCAGAAAACCAGCCGTCAAAGGCCATTTTTCTGTGCATATGAGGGCGCTTCGCCGCACGCGAAAAAGCATGCTCTTCCTTACAAGCTCTGTCCAGTATGGCACAGAAACGTAACATGAAACGGCCCCAGGCCTGTTTGCTCCAGCGCCAAAGAAAACCCCCGATCCTGACGACCGGGGGTTTTACTTTGTCGCTGTCCGGCATGAGCCGGTCACGAAAAACCGTGATGCGAAACTTATTTCTTTTCAGCGGGCTTGGCGGGCTTTTCAGCAGCCTTGTCCGCAGGCTTTTCAGCAGGAGCGGCGGCCTTGGGCGCTTCTACCGCGGGGGCAGCTGCGGCATCGGCAGCGCCTTCGGCGGCTGCGGGCTTGAAGTCCACCTTCTGCTTGTTCATGGCCGCGATGATGTCCGTGGTCACGTCAGCCTTGGGGTCAAAAGAAGCGGCGGCTTCAGAGCTGATAATAAGCGCGTAGCCCTTTTCGGTGCGGTAAGCGTTGATAATGCGCTGCATGGTGTCATACAGAACGTTAACCACGTTCTGCTGCTCAACCTGCATGCGCTGCTGCGACATCATGTAGACGGTCTGCAGCTCTTTCTGGGCGTCAGCGTCGTTGGCGTTCTTTTCCAGACGCCCCTGGATGGCGTTCAGCTGTTCCTGCATGTCGGCCTGAAGAGCTTCAAGGTGTTTCACCCCGGCCTTTCCGGCTTCGCTGTCGCGCATGATGCGCGTCATATCCACGACCGCCAGCTTGGGCTGGGAAGAGCCTTCGCCCTGTTGGCAGGCAATAAGCATAAGGCTCAACATCAGGGCCAGCGGCAGAAAATAACGAATTCGCATGGTAATGGATACTCCTCTCAGAATTGCCGCGTTACGCTAAGAAGCCCTCACGGCGTGTTGTCAATGGTGTACGTTGTTTTTATTGGCACCTCAACCGTTTTTTCCCTGCCAAACCCCGCTGTCCGTAAAAATATCCAGACAAAAAAATTACCGCATCCCCTTGCCCTCGGCCTGGGGGGCAAAAAGCCTGTTGTACGGGCTCGCCCCTATTGCAGGGCGGCATAATGCCCTTTCATACGGGCAACCTTGGCAACATAGGCACGGGTTTCGGCAACGGGAAGACGGTTGGTAAGGTCTTCGTACAATTGGTCGGCGGTCATACCGTTGATAACATCCACAGCTTCCTCGTTGGTCTTGCCAAAAAGCCGCAAAAAACGGTTGGGGCCCATATTGTACGCCGCCACAGCGCAGTATTCGCGGGCAAGCGGGTCATACACCCCGGCAAAGTAGCGTGTGAGCAGTATATGAAGATAGGTGGTGCCGTAGCGGATATTGATTTCCGGCACGCGCAATTCTTCAAAGCTCACGTCACCAGTATGACCATACAGATACTTATGCACTTCACCGCTGGCGGTGTCAGGCAGTATCTGCATGAGCCCCATGGCCGATTTGTGGCTTACGAGGGTGGTTGAAAAAGAACTTTCACTGTGAATGATGGCGTATACGAGTTCGGTACTGAGGTTGTACCGTCTGGCAAAATTTTCCACCAGTTGCTGATAACGGGCGGCTCTGGCAGGCAGGTTGCCGTAGCTCAAGTAGCTGTCGCCGGACAAAGCGCCGTCTCTTTCCATCTGGCCCGCACGCCCCTTGCTGCCTGCGCGGAAAATGACCGGGCTATAGCCCTCCAGCAGGGTTTCGGCGGCAAGCCAGCGCAACGGCTGCCCCCGGGAGTCCAGCGCGTCGCCATACTGCGGCGGCTGCATGGTCAAAAGAAAAGGCATGGAAACCCCGTCCAGCGCCAGCACAGAGGCAAGCTGCGCCGACGCCTCAGGAAGCTGCGAAAACAAGTCATCCTCCACACCGCTCGGCAACGCTGCTCCCGCCACAGCCACCACGGGTGAAACCGCCCGGCGCAGCGACCACTGCCGCGAGCCGTTGCTCCATGATACAATGGGCGTGGGCATGTCCTCTGGCCGCAGGCTGACGATTACGGGACTCGCCCGGCGTCGCAGTTCATGCCCTTCTTTTTGCGGCACAAAACCCGCCAAAAGCCCCAGAAGTAGCAATGCGCTGCCAAGGCAAGAGGCTATGATGAGAATGGTTTTGTGACGCTTCATGAGTATTCCTGAAATATACGGGCCGTGCCCTGAGCTTACGGTGTTTCTAACAAAATGGTTTGCTGCGCAGTCCGGTGAATGGCAGAGGTGTAGATCTTGTCCATGCCTGACCACGCCGCGCGCTATTGGCGCACGCGATTACCGCATATTATTGGCGCAT
The Desulfovibrio intestinalis DNA segment above includes these coding regions:
- a CDS encoding BPL-N domain-containing protein produces the protein MAWRAVRAMGLPCRLVKGQEIAQGVLLGKPPRSQASGQSQRVAPADKNSGGRAALLLVPGGNARLKAAGLGDAGRDAVRQWMEAGGNYLGFCGGAGLALSHAAPQEGLGICPWSRAAYPERLHHLISGHTRVRLLKGDEFSFCPQERAESSTTTNAPAADSASSPCGCSARAAASSPGGASAAEAAPAFVPASETTPRAALASTSAPASGTKSAPALEKSSACPSQRQNQPSMDPPHAPSLPVWWPGRFAAEENPQVRVLAAYDAPDADFWLADLPLQSIPPHIFEQWQSLYGVNLSADFLKGQPLVVSGEYGQGRYVLSYSHLETPHSPDANLWLAQLLQQLTGLEPSRADVPLWQLRHPCHAWPEGSRSAALLDALRHMRGLLDLAVEHHLFFGRTHWLWGWRTGLPGAACNNLHAALCTAASLAPSPAALAYWQEVEPHFSKLADLFAAGAEGYFLACRLAETLHPTLPDAVDRHGLDHQRQALFGHPMSGGGLMEELLDITEELIFLSQDATPCDLQ
- the lipB gene encoding lipoyl(octanoyl) transferase LipB codes for the protein MFAFDLGRIGYLDAFALQEQVQAWVQAGGDDVLLVLEHPPTVSVGKNSGAENVPPHLEALCKGHVDVVHSTRGGNVTCHFPGQLVAYPIINLKKRSGGIRAYVHDLEEAAIHMLASFQVDAARREGFPGVWTEGRKIASLGIAVKRYITMHGLALNVAEDLSLFNFVTPCGLDGVSATSIARESAQAAPQMDAVKLAFIKEFYAVFQPAAHGEPPVMQPGHRLMTLLHSA
- the lipA gene encoding lipoyl synthase produces the protein MNCKTSATAPCGAGTQKPLRMPPWLRRPLASDKRFFTTTGLVDDLGLFTVCKAANCPNRQECYSSGTATFLILGETCTRNCRFCNIHPGQTAAPSPDEPERVAKAALALGLKHIVITSVTRDDLEDGGAEHFALTIAAVRSALPKSSIEVLIPDFQGNEAALRTVMTAAPDIINHNVETHPALYSSVRPQARYEQSLELLRRVHAAGRVAKSGLMVGLGETDDQVRQVVDDLHAAGCSIITIGQYLPPSKEHHPLDRYVTPEQFEAYAAYGKSLGVKHVFSGPLVRSSYQAGSFI
- the crcB gene encoding fluoride efflux transporter CrcB; translated protein: MLKSVIAISVGASAGSVLRWGLGLMLNALFPPIPMGTLVANLIGGYCIGLAISFFDFFPALPPEWRLLCITGFLGGLTTFSTFSAEVTVLLQQQRLVMAVGAIALHVFGSLLMTLLGIATFALFKNLHA
- a CDS encoding DUF190 domain-containing protein — protein: MHGYQLTFFTQQTRLHGSLTIAEWLTAEAKKLGISGVTVTAAQSGYGRDGKLHSAHFFDLAEQPVEITMAVDTEKSDQLFAKVAAEGLKIFYVKTPIEFGITGEE
- a CDS encoding MFS transporter; the encoded protein is MINGIFNLPRNIWLIGLISLCNDSASEMLYPVIPLYLSSVLMAGPRALGVIEGIAEATASLLKLFSGVIMDRTRSAKPWIILGYSLAGFGRPLIAFAGSWGWLLLIRFADRVGKGLRTSPRDALLASCAAPGQRGLAFGLHRAMDNAGAVIGPLLAFALLSWKVPLEHIFLLAVVPALICLFLSLKIQEAAPARPVAKHVTFDWRLGDMPPVFKKYLVVVAIFTLGNSSNMFLLLRAREVGMPSEYVPLLWAAVSAVAMIFSVPLAALSDKIGRITVLLCGYTAYGIFYFGVSAIDNSTNMLFLLFGFYGLFMGATEGVEKALVVDLVAEDRRGTAFGWFNLTAGLFLLPASIVFGFLYQGISPACAFVFSGSCAIAAALLLAFFVGNRRASCTCPPR
- a CDS encoding AEC family transporter, coding for MFHALFAVIPVFCIIGFGVLLRARDVLPENTGPVIGVYVLKVALPLLILHLLAGASPEDLGRGGFWLALIGSQLVMYVLGYMGDKLFCRRGIGPAVISGFSCSACNAAFVGLPIVSNLWPGNSEAMLVAGLAILTPNVVIILAQGRLDILAGSLAWKGGSVLTFAGSLVRIFILGNPLLLSTLVGVVLSVSRIGLWEPLDRAISLVGYTAAPCMLLALGLDLRQKLAVATRRAQGGVVLRQAWFVLCKLVLHPLLCWGIMYAMGITGLWLVIPVLISATATALLVSVIAQVYSAVPEEAALTAVVTNGASILTLTGFVWLFHALGML
- a CDS encoding OmpH family outer membrane protein codes for the protein MRIRYFLPLALMLSLMLIACQQGEGSSQPKLAVVDMTRIMRDSEAGKAGVKHLEALQADMQEQLNAIQGRLEKNANDADAQKELQTVYMMSQQRMQVEQQNVVNVLYDTMQRIINAYRTEKGYALIISSEAAASFDPKADVTTDIIAAMNKQKVDFKPAAAEGAADAAAAPAVEAPKAAAPAEKPADKAAEKPAKPAEKK
- a CDS encoding transglycosylase SLT domain-containing protein, which encodes MKRHKTILIIASCLGSALLLLGLLAGFVPQKEGHELRRRASPVIVSLRPEDMPTPIVSWSNGSRQWSLRRAVSPVVAVAGAALPSGVEDDLFSQLPEASAQLASVLALDGVSMPFLLTMQPPQYGDALDSRGQPLRWLAAETLLEGYSPVIFRAGSKGRAGQMERDGALSGDSYLSYGNLPARAARYQQLVENFARRYNLSTELVYAIIHSESSFSTTLVSHKSAMGLMQILPDTASGEVHKYLYGHTGDVSFEELRVPEINIRYGTTYLHILLTRYFAGVYDPLAREYCAVAAYNMGPNRFLRLFGKTNEEAVDVINGMTADQLYEDLTNRLPVAETRAYVAKVARMKGHYAALQ